The nucleotide window CGGCCGGGTGCGCACCGACGTCGTCGACGGCTTCCGCTGCGACCGAGGCTTTCAGGTGTTGAACCCCGCCTACTCCGCCGTGCGGGAATGGATCGACGTCCCGGCGCTGGGGCTGCAGCGGTTCGGCGTCGGCGCCGTCATCCGGAACGGGCGGCGCACCACCACCCTGGCGCATCCGCTGCGCCATCCCCAGCACGCCTTGGCCACCCTGCGCAGCCGCCACACCCCGACCACAGACCTGCTCGCCCTGGCACGCTGGATCGCCCCGGGCCTTCCCCGCCTCCCGGGGGTCCGCGGCTCCTCGACCCAGGACCTGGACCGGACGCTCGATGCCTCGCTGGACGCGGTGGGCCTGACGGGCCGGCTGCGCCGCGACGTGCTCGACACCTTCCTGGCCGGGGTCCTCGCCGACAGCACCGGAGAGAACTCCGCGGCCTACGTGCGCATGCTGGTCCGCTACTTCGCCCTGGGCACGCCCGGGCTGCCCCAGGAGGGCATGCAGGCGCTGCCCGAACAGATGGCCGGATCGCTGGGGGACTCGGTGCGACTGCGCACCGCCGCCAGGGACCTGCGGCACAGCGGCACTGGCGTCGAGGTCAGCACCGACAGTGGCACGCTTCGTGCACGCGCCGCCGTCGTCGCGGTCGGGGTGGAGCAGCTGGGGGAACTGGGCGGAGACCTCGCCGATCACCCGGCCGGGGAGACCCATGGCCTGACCACCTGGTGGTTCCGCGCCCCAGAGCTGCCTCGGTCCGGACCGTTCCTGATGCTCGACGCCTCGCGCCCAGGCGGCGGACCCGCGGGGCCGATCTGGAACACCGCTGTGGTCTCCCAGGCAGCGCCCTCCTACGCCCCGGCGGGAGAGCACCTCATCCAGGCGACCACGCTGCTGGACCGTCCCGACGGGCTCGCGGAAGAGGCCGCCGTGCGCCGTGACCTCGAACGGCTCTACCAGACCTCCACCCGGGACTGGGAGATGCTCATCCATCACGTGGTCCCGCACACGCTGCCCGCGATGCCTCCGCCGCTGGTGGACCAGGGGCCGGAACGCATCGGGCAGCGCATCCTGGTGGCCGGAGATCACCGGGAGAACGGCTCCATCCAAGGGGCGATGGTCTCGGGCGACCGGGCCGCACGGACCGTGTCGAGGCTCCTCGCGGCGTGACCGGGCCTGAGCTGCGCCTGGTCCTGCCGCACCAGCTCTTCGCAGAGCATCTCCAGGCCCCGGCGGACACCGCGTTCGTGCTCCTCGAGCATGATCTGCTGTTCCGGCAATACCGCTTCCACGCCCAGAAGCTGGTGCTGCACCGAGCCTCGATGGCCCACTTCGCGCGCAGCCTGCGCCGGCGCGGGTTCGCGGTGGAGGTCCTGGGCAGCGAGGCTTCGCGCAGCTCGCATGAGCAGCTGGCCGCCCTGATCGCGGAGCTGCGCCCCGCGCGCGTGACTCTCTTCGACGTGGTCGATGACTGGTTGGAGCAGCAGCTGTTCGCGGCGCTCGCGGAGGGTGGCTGCCAGCTCCGTGCGGAAGACGTCCTGGAGACCCCGAACTTCCTCACCAGCCGGGCGCAGATCCAGGAGTGGTTCGCCCAGCACGACAGCCGCATGCATGACTTCTATGTGTGGCAGCGTCGGCGGCTGAACCTCCTGGTGGACGCTGAGGGGGAACCGGTGGGTGGTAGATGGTCCTTCGACTCCGAGAACCGCAAGAAGCTTCCACGCGGCTACACCCCTGCTGTGGTGAGTCGCTTCGCGGACCACTCGGTGGTGCAGCGGGAGCCGATGTTCGACCTCGAAGCCCTCATGGGTCAGCCCGAGAAGAACGACGACGGCGGCGCTGCCAGCGGCCAGGCGGCCGACAGTCCTGACGCCGGCCAGAGCGACGACGACGGCGCGGCGGAGGACGTCGCTGCCGCCATCGCCTGGGTGACCGAGGAGTTCCCCGACGCCCCGGGCGACCCGACGCAGTTCGCCTGGCCGATCACCGCCGAGGACGCCCGCGCGCACCTGCAGGAGTTCGTCCGTGACCGGCTCGATGACTTCGGACCCTATGAGGACGCGATCTCCGCGGAGCACCCGTTCATCGCGCACGGCCTGCTGACACCGCCGCTGAACATCGGGCTGCTGGACCCGCGGGAGGTGGTCCAGGCCGTGCTCGATGGCGCCCGAAAGGACACCCCGCTGGCCTCCGTGGAGGGTTTCCTGCGGCAGGTCATCGGCTGGCGAGAATACATGCGGGCCACCTACCGGGTCCGTGGCCGCGGACTGCGCAGCGCCAATCGGCTCAGCCACCACAACAGGCTGGGGGAGGGGTGGTGGGACGCGAGCACCGGCCTGGCGCCCGTGGACCTGGTGATCTCACGGGTGCTGGCCACCGGGTATGCCCACCACATCGAGCGGCTCATGGTGCTCGGCAATGCGATGTCCCTGCTGCGGATCGACCCGGAGCAGGTCTACGAATGGTTCATGGAGCTCTTCGTCGACGCCTATGACTGGGTCATGGTCCCCAACGTCTACGCGATGAGCCAGTTCGCCGCCGGTGAGGCGATCACCACCAAGCCCTATGTCTCCGGCAGCAACTACCTTCGCAAGATGTCAGACCTGTCCTCCGGAGACTGGACGGCCGACTGGGACGGGCTCTACTGGACCTTCATCCGGGATCACCGTGAGATCTTCGCCGCCAATCCGCGCGCGAAGATGGTCGTGTCCCTGCTGGAGCGGATGGAGCAGGACACGCGAGCAGACCACCATCGCCGAGCGGGCGCGCTGCTGGAGCCCTCCCAGCCGACGCGGCTGCTGCGCCCCTAAGTGACCAAGGCCGACACCACCCCTTGACATGCAAGCAGCGACTTGCCTATGTTGTGGCTGTGACCGACGTCTATAAGGCTCTCGCTGACGAGACGCGGCGCGTACTGCTCGATGAGCTGCTCACGCGCGAGGAGCAGACGCTGTTCGAGCTGTGCACGAGGCTCGCGATGAATCACGATCTCACACCCTCCCGCCAGGCGATCTCCCAGCACCTGGACGTCCTCGAGGCGGCTGACCTCGTGCGCACCGAGCGCCGGGGCCGCTACAAACTCCACACGATCAACACGGCGCCACTTGCCGAGATCCCCCAGCGGTGGCCCCAGCGAAAGGCCGCATCATGAAACTGCAGACCATCAGCATCTTCGTCGATGACCAGCAGCATGCGCTTGACTTCTACACCCACACCCTCGGTTTCACCGTCACCGCGGATGTGCCGATCGGTGAGCACCGTTGGCTGACCGTCGTGGATCCCGACCGGCCTGACGCCACAGAGATCTCGCTCGAACCCAAGTCACACCCCGCCGCAGTGGCGTTCACCGCCGCGCTGGCGGCAGACGGCATCCCCATGTGCGTGCTCGGCGTCGAGAACGTGCAAGAGGTCCACGACCGGCTGAGCGCGCAGGGGGTCACCTTCACCCAACCGCCGACCGAGATGGGCCCCGTCACCATCGCCGTATTCGACGACACCTGCGGCAACTTCCTGCAGATCGCCCAGTACAACGGCTGAGAAAACGCGAGAGGGGACCCGGCGTCCCTAGACCTGTCGGGCCGGCGTCGTTCCAGACCCGGGGGTCAATCCAGCATCCGGTGTCTGGTCCTCCACGTCCTGCAGGGCGGCGCTCCAGCTGCCGTAGCTTTTGCGCAGGCTCGGTCCCGACGGCAGGTCGCTGCGACCCTCCTCCTGGCTGCGCCTCCGCCAGGCCAGATAGTTCTGGTAGCTCGTGCTGCCGCCCTTCCGCGCGGCGGCCCGGGCGAAGTCGCGGACCGCGGTGCGGTACTGCTCGGCGGTGAACCGGGCCCGGCCGAAACCTGAGGCCTGCGTCTTCGTGGAGGCGACCAGACCGGTTCGGACCAGTGCGCTGTTCCACGACCCCCCGGCGCGTTTCAGGATCGTCGTGGAACCCACCGGCCAGACGACTCGGCCTGCTGCGGAGCCGGTCTC belongs to Nesterenkonia halotolerans and includes:
- a CDS encoding VOC family protein gives rise to the protein MKLQTISIFVDDQQHALDFYTHTLGFTVTADVPIGEHRWLTVVDPDRPDATEISLEPKSHPAAVAFTAALAADGIPMCVLGVENVQEVHDRLSAQGVTFTQPPTEMGPVTIAVFDDTCGNFLQIAQYNG
- a CDS encoding NAD(P)/FAD-dependent oxidoreductase, coding for MDADVIVIGAGLAGLQAARRLQRLGHAVAVLEAGDAVGGRVRTDVVDGFRCDRGFQVLNPAYSAVREWIDVPALGLQRFGVGAVIRNGRRTTTLAHPLRHPQHALATLRSRHTPTTDLLALARWIAPGLPRLPGVRGSSTQDLDRTLDASLDAVGLTGRLRRDVLDTFLAGVLADSTGENSAAYVRMLVRYFALGTPGLPQEGMQALPEQMAGSLGDSVRLRTAARDLRHSGTGVEVSTDSGTLRARAAVVAVGVEQLGELGGDLADHPAGETHGLTTWWFRAPELPRSGPFLMLDASRPGGGPAGPIWNTAVVSQAAPSYAPAGEHLIQATTLLDRPDGLAEEAAVRRDLERLYQTSTRDWEMLIHHVVPHTLPAMPPPLVDQGPERIGQRILVAGDHRENGSIQGAMVSGDRAARTVSRLLAA
- a CDS encoding cryptochrome/photolyase family protein; the encoded protein is MTGPELRLVLPHQLFAEHLQAPADTAFVLLEHDLLFRQYRFHAQKLVLHRASMAHFARSLRRRGFAVEVLGSEASRSSHEQLAALIAELRPARVTLFDVVDDWLEQQLFAALAEGGCQLRAEDVLETPNFLTSRAQIQEWFAQHDSRMHDFYVWQRRRLNLLVDAEGEPVGGRWSFDSENRKKLPRGYTPAVVSRFADHSVVQREPMFDLEALMGQPEKNDDGGAASGQAADSPDAGQSDDDGAAEDVAAAIAWVTEEFPDAPGDPTQFAWPITAEDARAHLQEFVRDRLDDFGPYEDAISAEHPFIAHGLLTPPLNIGLLDPREVVQAVLDGARKDTPLASVEGFLRQVIGWREYMRATYRVRGRGLRSANRLSHHNRLGEGWWDASTGLAPVDLVISRVLATGYAHHIERLMVLGNAMSLLRIDPEQVYEWFMELFVDAYDWVMVPNVYAMSQFAAGEAITTKPYVSGSNYLRKMSDLSSGDWTADWDGLYWTFIRDHREIFAANPRAKMVVSLLERMEQDTRADHHRRAGALLEPSQPTRLLRP
- a CDS encoding ArsR/SmtB family transcription factor gives rise to the protein MTDVYKALADETRRVLLDELLTREEQTLFELCTRLAMNHDLTPSRQAISQHLDVLEAADLVRTERRGRYKLHTINTAPLAEIPQRWPQRKAAS